One window of the Lasioglossum baleicum chromosome 8, iyLasBale1, whole genome shotgun sequence genome contains the following:
- the LOC143211453 gene encoding uncharacterized protein LOC143211453 has protein sequence MSSSQYLLLFIFGSFCMYGLWRTSSLSWQTSTVHAKASIQFDLSIPASSPSAVHRFYNRTSRKPSDRVHRRYRGAVSKYMLELYHRRSDVDIVRALQPVHVTGPTGDGARILVFSVPTVDSEETLEVAELLAPAGSILRVRLDQMNTSKSCVSRREDSWRAFNVTSGVASRDGSTVRLRVYGRVGYQPCRDGPILLLSYSKIKKRRPRRSIQEEEQEEEDGPRRRRRNSCRRRSLYVDFALIAYDEWVVAPPGYEAYQCAGKCFYPFGDHLSPTKHAIVQTLVHGALQGAEGVNKPVGRACCVPTRLAPTSLLYLDASGTLTYQYGYEDMVVAECGCR, from the exons ATGAGTTCTTCTCAGTACTTGTTGCTATTTATCTTTGGATCTTTCTGCATGTACGGACTGTGGAGGACGAGCTCGCTCTCTTGGCAGACGTCAACTGTGCACGCGAAAGCGTCGATACAGTTCGACCTGTCAATCCCAGCCTCATCTCCCTCGGCGGTCCATCGGTTTTACAACAGGACCAGCCGGAAGCCTAGCGATAGGGTCCATAGAAGGTATCGGGGCGCGGTGTCCAAGTACATGCTCGAACTGTATCATCGTAGGTCAGACGTGGACATAGTTCGAGCTCTGCAGCCTGTCCACGTGACtg GTCCAACAGGCGACGGAGCAAGGATCCTAGTGTTCTCAGTTCCGACAGTGGATTCTGAAGAGACATTAGAGGTCGCCGAGTTACTAGCTCCAGCTGGATCAATCCTCCGCGTGCGCCTGGATCAGATGAACACCTCGAAGAGTTGCGTATCAAGACGCGAGGACAGCTGGAGGGCGTTCAACGTGACTTCCGGTGTAGCTAGCAGAGACGGTAGCACGGTGAGGCTTCGCGTGTACGGCAGAGTAGGGTACCAACCTTGCAGAGACGGTCCGATCTTGTTGCTGAGCTACAGCAAGATCAAGAAAAGGCGGCCGCGTCGATCTATTCAGGAGGAGGAACAGGAAGAGGAAGACGGTCCTCGGAGACGGCGCAGAAATTCCTGCAGGCGGCGCTCTTTGTACGTGGACTTCGCGTTGATCGCGTACGACGAGTGGGTCGTTGCCCCGCCAGGCTACGAAGCGTATCAGTGCGCCGGGAAGTGTTTCTATCCGTTCGGGGACCACCTAAGCCCCACGAAGCATGCGATCGTGCAGACCCTGGTGCACGGGGCTCTTCAAGGCGCCGAGGGTGTCAACAAGCCTGTCGGCAGGGCCTGCTGCGTGCCCACCAGGCTAGCACCCACTAGTCTTCTCTACCTGGATGCCAGTGGCACGTTGACTTATCAATATGGATATGAGGACATGGTTGTCGCCGAATGTGGTTGTCGTTAA